A single window of Caldimicrobium thiodismutans DNA harbors:
- the nuoL gene encoding NADH-quinone oxidoreductase subunit L, with protein sequence MHEVSFQVVRTFDIIVFLVPFLPFLASIITLLFGKRYFRDKAHYLPVSALFVSFLLSLKLLIDVISGKTYNFDIYSWIVAGSLKVGLGFLVDPLSVMMLCMVTSLAFLIHVYSIGYMGGDPGYYRFFSYISLFTFSMLMLVLSNNLVQLYLGWEAVGLCSYFLIGFWYEKKSASDAAKKAFIVNRVGDFGFALGIFAMFYYLGTLYYTEIFEKLPLLANLYVEIGGYEIHVPFLIAFLLFCGAMGKSAQVPLHVWLPDAMEGPTPVSALIHAATMVTAGVFMVSRLHALFEMSDYAMAMVAFVGAITCFMAATIAPTQFDIKRVVAYSTLSQLGYMFMACGVGAFAAGMFHLFTHAYFKALLFLGAGSVIHALHHAPDPNDIRIMGGLKKYMPITFWTFLIASLSISGIPGLAGFFSKDEILAMAYFSKYPWGKVIWLIGLIVASMTAFYTFRIFFKAFLGEFRGKEALHGHLPHESPKVMTFPLIIIAVGAIFAGWLGIPESLGGGANFQRFLEPVLGHPELPHIDHTLEYLLMGLGVLAGILGISLSYLVYVKSPSLETLFSSRFKRLYTFLYRKWLFDELYHRIFVMPTLFLSRTVVNLILDTFIIDQTVNGSARTAESFAGIFRRFHTGVVNHYNWFILLGLIIYMLVVMYLK encoded by the coding sequence ATGCATGAGGTTTCCTTTCAAGTAGTGAGAACCTTTGATATAATAGTTTTTTTAGTGCCTTTTTTACCCTTTTTGGCAAGTATTATTACCCTCCTCTTTGGCAAGAGATATTTCCGAGATAAGGCGCATTATTTACCGGTATCTGCTTTATTTGTAAGTTTTTTATTAAGTTTAAAACTTTTGATTGATGTTATTTCTGGGAAGACCTATAATTTTGACATCTATTCCTGGATTGTAGCTGGTTCCCTTAAGGTTGGGCTTGGATTTCTTGTAGATCCCTTATCAGTAATGATGCTGTGTATGGTTACTTCTCTTGCCTTTTTGATTCATGTTTATTCAATTGGATATATGGGTGGAGATCCTGGATATTACAGATTTTTTTCCTATATATCTCTTTTTACCTTTAGCATGCTTATGCTTGTTCTTTCAAATAATCTTGTCCAGCTTTATTTAGGTTGGGAGGCAGTTGGACTTTGTTCCTATTTTCTGATTGGTTTTTGGTATGAAAAAAAGAGTGCCAGTGATGCAGCTAAAAAGGCCTTTATTGTTAACCGTGTGGGTGATTTTGGGTTTGCCCTTGGTATTTTTGCTATGTTTTATTATCTGGGGACCCTTTATTATACGGAAATCTTTGAAAAACTACCCCTTCTTGCCAATCTCTATGTTGAAATAGGGGGCTATGAGATCCATGTTCCCTTTTTAATTGCCTTTCTGCTCTTTTGCGGAGCTATGGGGAAGAGTGCTCAGGTTCCACTACATGTCTGGCTTCCGGATGCCATGGAGGGTCCAACTCCAGTTTCAGCCCTCATTCATGCTGCAACCATGGTTACAGCTGGAGTCTTTATGGTATCCCGGCTCCATGCCCTCTTTGAGATGAGTGATTATGCTATGGCTATGGTTGCCTTTGTTGGAGCTATTACCTGTTTTATGGCTGCAACTATTGCTCCTACTCAGTTTGATATAAAAAGGGTAGTTGCTTATTCCACTCTTTCTCAGTTAGGATACATGTTTATGGCCTGTGGAGTGGGTGCTTTTGCAGCGGGAATGTTTCACCTCTTTACCCATGCCTATTTTAAGGCCTTGCTCTTTCTCGGAGCGGGAAGTGTTATCCATGCCCTTCATCACGCCCCGGATCCAAATGATATAAGGATTATGGGAGGCTTAAAAAAGTATATGCCTATTACCTTTTGGACCTTTCTCATTGCCAGTTTGTCTATCTCTGGAATTCCGGGCTTAGCTGGTTTTTTCAGCAAAGATGAGATTCTTGCCATGGCTTATTTTTCTAAATACCCCTGGGGTAAAGTTATCTGGTTGATTGGTTTGATAGTGGCTTCTATGACAGCCTTTTATACCTTTAGGATCTTTTTTAAGGCCTTTTTAGGTGAGTTTAGGGGCAAGGAGGCTCTTCACGGGCATCTACCCCATGAGTCCCCTAAGGTGATGACCTTTCCTCTTATAATAATTGCTGTAGGAGCTATTTTTGCTGGCTGGTTGGGAATACCTGAATCCTTAGGAGGAGGAGCAAACTTTCAGAGATTTCTTGAGCCTGTGCTCGGGCACCCCGAGCTTCCCCATATAGATCATACTCTTGAGTATTTACTTATGGGTCTTGGAGTTCTTGCTGGAATCTTGGGTATAAGCCTATCCTATTTAGTCTATGTCAAGAGTCCCTCCTTAGAAACTCTCTTTTCCTCAAGATTTAAGAGGCTTTATACTTTCCTTTATAGGAAGTGGCTTTTTGATGAGTTATATCATCGTATATTTGTTATGCCAACTTTATTTTTATCAAGAACGGTTGTTAATCTTATTCTGGATACCTTTATTATTGATCAAACTGTCAATGGATCAGCAAGGACAGCTGAATCTTTTGCTGGAATTTTCAGACGGTTTCATACCGGAGTTGTTAATCATTATAACTGGTTTATTTTACTTGGGTTAATTATTTATATGCTTGTTGTGATGTACTTAAAGTAA
- a CDS encoding NADH-quinone oxidoreductase subunit M: MGIPNLLSTILWLPLIGIILIFLMSRESERAIKVVALVTALLDFVLSLFLLLSFDFTNPGFQFVEKSIWIDFLNTFYFLGVDGVSILFVPLSTLVTLLCILISWDSIKEKVKEFYLALLFTNIAMVGVFLSLDLLLFYLFWEALLIPMYLIIGVWGGPRRIYSTLKFFLYTFFGSVFMLIAIIYIFLQYGTFDYTALLGKTFAPHVEKLLFLGFLIAFAIKVPMWPVHTWLPDAHTEAPTAGSVILAGILIKLGGYGMVRFLLPLFPQATLYFAKLILVLSVIAIIYAGLACLWQSDLKRLIAYSSVSHMGFVTLGIFSLNPIGVKGAILQMINHGIVTGALFMCVGVIYDRTHSRAISYYGGLATTFPLYAAFFMVFTLASIGLPGTNGFIGEFMILLGTFLRDKLMVVLASTGVIIGAAYMLWLYQRVFFQKPSPNVFNLTPMKWNELTAIIPMLALVFLIGFYPNPFLDFMRATVSQILLNFR, from the coding sequence GTGGGTATTCCCAACTTGTTATCTACAATACTCTGGTTACCTTTGATTGGGATAATTCTTATCTTTTTAATGTCCCGTGAAAGTGAAAGGGCTATTAAGGTTGTTGCTCTGGTTACAGCTCTTCTTGACTTTGTCCTTTCCCTTTTTCTTCTTCTCAGTTTTGATTTTACAAATCCGGGCTTTCAATTCGTTGAAAAATCTATCTGGATAGATTTTTTAAATACTTTTTATTTTCTGGGAGTTGATGGTGTAAGTATTCTCTTTGTGCCTCTGTCTACTCTGGTTACCCTCCTTTGTATTCTTATTTCCTGGGATTCTATTAAAGAAAAGGTCAAGGAGTTTTATCTTGCCCTCCTCTTTACAAATATTGCCATGGTAGGGGTTTTTCTTTCCTTGGATCTTTTACTGTTTTACCTTTTCTGGGAGGCCTTACTCATTCCAATGTATCTTATCATTGGAGTCTGGGGAGGCCCAAGGAGAATCTATTCAACCCTTAAATTCTTCCTTTATACCTTTTTTGGTTCAGTTTTTATGCTTATTGCAATTATTTATATCTTTCTGCAGTATGGCACCTTTGATTATACTGCCCTTCTTGGAAAGACCTTTGCTCCTCATGTTGAAAAATTACTCTTTCTTGGATTTCTGATTGCCTTTGCCATTAAGGTTCCCATGTGGCCTGTGCATACCTGGCTTCCAGATGCCCATACGGAGGCCCCAACTGCTGGATCGGTTATTCTTGCAGGAATACTTATTAAACTTGGCGGATACGGAATGGTAAGGTTTCTTCTCCCCTTATTTCCTCAGGCAACCCTTTATTTTGCCAAGTTAATTCTGGTTCTTTCAGTTATTGCCATTATTTATGCAGGACTTGCCTGTTTGTGGCAGAGTGATTTAAAAAGGCTTATTGCCTATTCTTCAGTAAGTCATATGGGATTTGTAACCCTGGGAATTTTTTCTTTAAATCCAATTGGAGTAAAAGGAGCTATTCTTCAGATGATTAATCATGGAATAGTTACTGGTGCCCTCTTTATGTGTGTTGGTGTCATATATGATAGAACCCACTCCCGTGCTATTTCCTATTATGGTGGGCTTGCAACGACTTTTCCCCTTTATGCAGCCTTTTTTATGGTCTTTACTTTGGCAAGTATTGGACTTCCGGGAACTAATGGATTCATAGGAGAATTTATGATCCTTCTTGGAACTTTCCTTAGGGATAAACTTATGGTTGTGCTTGCCTCAACCGGTGTCATCATCGGTGCTGCTTATATGCTTTGGCTTTATCAGAGGGTCTTTTTCCAAAAACCAAGCCCCAATGTATTTAATCTAACTCCTATGAAATGGAATGAACTTACTGCCATTATTCCCATGCTTGCCTTAGTTTTTTTAATTGGTTTTTATCCCAATCCTTTTTTAGATTTTATGCGGGCAACTGTTTCGCAGATTTTACTTAATTTCCGGTAA
- a CDS encoding NADH-quinone oxidoreductase subunit N — MVTLSLNFGVLAVELVFLFMGLFIFLIDKFINNKNYAFYLAFIALVVGLGFLLFTPFGEFAQAFKTDFYATTIKLFFLIGFLLVLFISYFYLQTFKALNVGEYYGLLLFSGMGAFVMLSSQDFLTLYLGMELMSIPVYFLIASSFVYRRASVEGALKYFIAGSLASLFYLLSLGIIYYFIGAISFKEVFIKLAQGLYKKEMILALLLILSAFSVKLSLVPFHMWAPDAYEASPLPVTSFLASLIKFALMAAFIKILIVAFAPLKISLGELLIPITLLTLLVGALLAIKQDNIIRMLAYSSITHAGYASLGLLSGDFLGYGFTIFYMFVYLFMTVGTFGLLIYLAKLKREFLEIPALSGLSKDLPLISFFVLVFFFSLAGIPPTAGFMAKFYLFVMLIKSNLLWVALLALLFSIIGAYPYLRVIKVIYMDKPLHVVEKERYGFSMLFPVLISLLVVILLGIYPKPVIDFIQRTLYLYLSLLYFHF; from the coding sequence GTGGTGACACTCAGTCTCAATTTTGGAGTCCTAGCCGTAGAATTAGTTTTTCTTTTTATGGGCCTTTTTATTTTTCTTATAGATAAATTTATTAATAATAAGAATTATGCCTTTTATTTAGCCTTTATAGCTTTAGTGGTAGGGCTTGGTTTTCTTCTTTTTACACCTTTTGGGGAGTTTGCCCAGGCCTTCAAAACAGATTTTTATGCCACCACCATTAAGCTTTTTTTTCTTATAGGTTTTCTTCTCGTTCTTTTTATTTCCTATTTTTATTTGCAGACCTTTAAAGCACTGAATGTTGGTGAGTATTATGGACTTTTGCTATTTTCCGGGATGGGTGCTTTTGTTATGCTTTCCAGCCAGGATTTCCTTACTCTTTACTTAGGGATGGAATTAATGAGTATCCCTGTGTATTTTTTAATAGCCTCTTCTTTTGTTTACAGAAGGGCTTCTGTTGAAGGAGCTTTGAAATATTTTATAGCAGGTTCTCTTGCTTCTCTTTTCTATCTCCTTAGTCTTGGCATAATTTATTATTTTATAGGTGCTATTTCTTTTAAGGAAGTCTTTATCAAGCTTGCTCAAGGCCTTTATAAAAAGGAGATGATCCTCGCCTTGCTTTTGATTTTATCTGCCTTTTCTGTCAAATTGTCCCTTGTTCCCTTTCACATGTGGGCCCCTGATGCCTATGAAGCCTCTCCCCTTCCTGTTACTTCCTTCTTGGCAAGTCTTATTAAGTTTGCTCTTATGGCAGCTTTTATAAAAATTTTAATTGTCGCCTTTGCTCCTTTGAAAATTAGTTTAGGAGAATTACTTATACCAATTACACTTCTTACCTTATTAGTTGGTGCGCTTCTTGCCATCAAACAGGACAATATTATAAGGATGCTTGCATACTCCTCTATTACCCATGCTGGGTATGCCTCCTTAGGACTTCTTTCGGGTGATTTTCTGGGATACGGCTTCACTATTTTTTACATGTTTGTTTATCTCTTTATGACTGTAGGAACCTTTGGGCTTTTAATTTATCTTGCCAAATTGAAGAGGGAATTTCTTGAAATTCCTGCTCTTTCAGGATTGAGCAAGGATTTACCTCTTATTAGTTTTTTTGTATTGGTTTTTTTCTTTTCCTTAGCGGGTATCCCTCCCACAGCCGGTTTCATGGCAAAATTTTATCTCTTTGTGATGCTTATTAAATCAAATCTTTTGTGGGTGGCTTTACTTGCCCTTCTATTTTCCATTATAGGTGCCTATCCTTATTTAAGGGTAATTAAGGTTATCTATATGGACAAACCCCTTCATGTCGTTGAAAAAGAAAGGTATGGTTTTTCTATGTTATTTCCTGTATTAATCTCCCTTTTAGTTGTAATCCTTCTTGGTATTTACCCAAAGCCTGTGATTGATTTTATTCAGAGGACCCTTTATTTATACCTTAGCCTTCTTTATTTCCATTTTTAA
- the sat gene encoding sulfate adenylyltransferase has product MPELYFKRPMPHGGKLVERVITDKKIAKKYLESCKKYCAFYDIKPTLHYKRGVPVRNVYREIMSVCYGFFSPVEGSMTSAELESVLSKRRLLSGWVFPYPILFDISKEDFNKLGVSEGDRLILRLKGKPFAMLDIEEIYEIDPEELANRTFGSPETNPEVVQEKFDDKHPGWVIYRSHNPIILAGKYTIINEPIFKPPFDRFWLPPRKARELMEQKGWRTAIAHQTRNVPHVGHEHLMKNAAYTGDVEPCHGILVNAIIGVKRRGDYPDEAILEAHEAVNKAGYIKPERHVVSFTLWDMRYGNPLESLLHGIIRQNMGCTHHMFGRDHAAVGEYYDKFATQILWLKGIPSYGFDKPVNEVEGGLEIRPQNMREFWYCPVCKEMAYSESCNHSKQKEKLSGSLIRGLVAEGVQPPVVIMRPEVFKVVVKWWKKFNYPFVNERYVQWKEEELEVDLPDME; this is encoded by the coding sequence ATGCCAGAACTTTATTTTAAGAGGCCCATGCCCCACGGGGGAAAGCTCGTTGAGCGGGTGATCACTGACAAAAAGATCGCCAAAAAGTATCTTGAGTCATGTAAAAAGTATTGCGCTTTTTACGACATTAAGCCTACTCTTCACTATAAGAGAGGCGTTCCTGTGAGAAATGTTTATCGTGAGATTATGTCAGTTTGTTATGGTTTTTTCAGTCCTGTTGAGGGTTCTATGACCAGTGCTGAGCTTGAGAGTGTGCTTTCCAAGAGAAGGCTTCTTTCTGGCTGGGTTTTCCCATATCCCATTCTTTTTGATATTTCTAAGGAAGACTTCAATAAGCTTGGTGTGAGTGAGGGGGATAGGCTAATTCTTAGGCTTAAAGGGAAACCCTTTGCTATGCTTGATATTGAAGAAATTTATGAGATTGATCCTGAAGAGCTTGCTAATAGAACCTTTGGTTCTCCTGAGACCAATCCCGAAGTTGTTCAGGAAAAATTTGATGATAAGCATCCTGGTTGGGTTATTTATAGGTCTCACAATCCTATTATTCTTGCCGGGAAATATACTATTATTAATGAACCCATTTTTAAGCCACCCTTTGACAGATTCTGGCTTCCTCCCAGAAAGGCAAGAGAGCTTATGGAGCAAAAGGGCTGGAGGACAGCTATTGCTCACCAGACCAGAAATGTTCCCCATGTGGGTCATGAGCACCTTATGAAAAATGCCGCTTACACTGGTGATGTTGAGCCTTGTCATGGAATTCTTGTGAATGCTATTATTGGTGTTAAAAGAAGAGGTGATTATCCAGATGAAGCTATCTTAGAGGCCCATGAGGCTGTCAATAAGGCTGGATATATTAAGCCTGAAAGACATGTGGTCTCTTTTACTCTCTGGGATATGAGATATGGCAATCCCCTTGAGAGTTTGCTCCATGGAATTATTCGTCAAAATATGGGATGCACTCATCATATGTTTGGGAGGGATCATGCTGCAGTAGGTGAGTATTATGACAAATTTGCAACTCAGATTCTCTGGCTTAAGGGAATTCCAAGCTATGGTTTTGACAAGCCTGTGAATGAGGTTGAGGGAGGATTGGAGATCAGACCTCAGAATATGAGGGAATTTTGGTATTGTCCTGTTTGTAAAGAAATGGCTTACAGCGAGAGTTGTAATCACTCCAAGCAAAAAGAGAAGCTTTCGGGTTCTCTTATCAGGGGGCTTGTAGCTGAAGGTGTTCAACCTCCCGTTGTTATTATGAGGCCCGAGGTCTTCAAGGTTGTAGTTAAGTGGTGGAAGAAATTTAATTATCCCTTTGTAAATGAAAGATATGTCCAGTGGAAAGAGGAAGAATTAGAAGTTGATCTTCCTGATATGGAATAA
- a CDS encoding DUF6955 family protein — protein sequence MEYILEVFLDDYRLGKIKGSPVESNIETVFGGELKVLKVKVGEETKNDVLKAFETARIDSRACITDTPVAFKRALFEEIAKQKSLGEEVVKAVLGRINEIKELAAKESDFLPAPEIETD from the coding sequence ATGGAATATATACTTGAGGTTTTTCTTGATGACTACAGATTGGGAAAAATTAAGGGATCACCTGTAGAATCTAATATAGAGACAGTTTTTGGTGGTGAGCTTAAGGTTTTAAAAGTAAAGGTTGGAGAAGAGACAAAAAATGATGTTCTTAAGGCCTTTGAGACTGCTCGTATTGATTCCCGTGCCTGTATCACAGATACTCCTGTTGCCTTTAAGAGAGCCCTTTTTGAAGAGATAGCGAAGCAGAAGAGTCTTGGAGAGGAAGTGGTTAAGGCTGTTCTTGGAAGGATTAATGAAATAAAGGAATTAGCAGCTAAGGAATCAGATTTTTTACCAGCCCCTGAGATAGAAACAGATTAG
- the aprB gene encoding adenylyl-sulfate reductase subunit beta: MPSYVNPEKCDGCKGGDRTVCMYICPNDLMILDPEAMRAYNQEPDQCWECYSCVKSCPQGAISIRHYADFAPLNGTCQPMRGTTDVMWTIKFRNGVVVRFKFPIRTTPEGSADPTMGGKEPDPAKLNTNQLFTQAADGIEPAKPEAVLNKVFPCTDKKMTI, from the coding sequence ATGCCAAGTTATGTGAACCCTGAAAAGTGTGACGGTTGCAAGGGTGGGGACAGGACCGTCTGTATGTACATCTGTCCCAATGACCTTATGATCCTTGATCCTGAGGCCATGAGGGCTTACAACCAGGAGCCTGATCAGTGCTGGGAGTGCTATTCATGTGTTAAGAGCTGCCCTCAGGGAGCTATATCTATCAGACACTATGCAGACTTTGCTCCTCTTAATGGAACTTGTCAGCCCATGAGAGGAACAACTGATGTCATGTGGACCATTAAATTCAGAAATGGAGTTGTTGTAAGGTTTAAGTTTCCTATTAGAACTACTCCTGAAGGTTCTGCAGATCCAACTATGGGTGGAAAGGAGCCTGATCCAGCCAAACTAAATACCAATCAGCTTTTTACTCAGGCTGCAGATGGTATTGAGCCAGCCAAACCTGAGGCTGTCCTTAATAAGGTTTTCCCATGCACTGATAAAAAGATGACCATTTAA
- the aprA gene encoding adenylyl-sulfate reductase subunit alpha has product MPKIHSYNFGLACAEPEVVEKDVDILLVGGGMAACGAAVEAVRWAKPHGITILLADKAAMERSGAVAMGLSAINTYIGDNKPDDYVRMVRCDLMGIIREDLSFDVGRHVDDTVHCFEEWGLPIWKQDPQTGKTLDGAEAKAKGLTLKGGAKPVRSGRWQIMINGESYKVIVAEAAKNALASYDKAEIIERLFIVRPLLDANEPNRCAGAVGFSVRENKIYIIKAKATLVSTGGAVNVFRPRSIDEGKGRTWYPVWNPGSGYAMCAMSGAKLVLMENRFVPARFKDGYGPVGAWFLLFKARATNAFDEDYVAKHKEELKKFAPYSEASVVGTCLRNHAMLIEMKEGRGPIFMHTEWALQEAEKKMDKKEFKHLIAEAWEDFLDMCVTQAGLWACLNIEPEKKPSEIMPTEPYFLGSHAGCAGAWCCGPDEDWVPAEYKKPWEGIGKYNRMTTVKGLFCAGDTVGASGHKFSSGAHVEGRIAAKAMVKFVLDNKDYKPAIKESADELKKEIYGPWYRFEQFKNATTAYEVNPNYLIPRHIQARLMKLMDEYVAGTSTYYMTNKPMLERGLELLRMLKEDMELAAARDLHELMRAWENRHRVWTAEAHLLHILFRDETRYPGYFYRADYLNIDDNNWRCFTLSRWNPETKQWELETYPYVQIIPDPLGP; this is encoded by the coding sequence ATGCCTAAGATTCACAGTTATAACTTTGGATTAGCTTGTGCAGAGCCAGAAGTTGTTGAAAAGGATGTAGACATATTATTAGTTGGTGGTGGAATGGCAGCCTGTGGTGCAGCTGTAGAGGCAGTTCGCTGGGCCAAACCCCATGGAATTACTATACTTTTAGCTGATAAGGCTGCTATGGAAAGATCTGGTGCTGTGGCTATGGGTCTTTCTGCTATTAACACCTACATTGGTGATAACAAGCCTGATGATTATGTGAGAATGGTAAGATGCGACCTTATGGGAATTATTAGAGAGGACCTTTCTTTTGATGTGGGAAGACATGTTGATGATACTGTTCATTGTTTTGAGGAATGGGGTCTTCCTATTTGGAAGCAGGATCCTCAGACTGGAAAGACTCTTGATGGTGCTGAGGCCAAGGCCAAGGGTTTAACTCTCAAAGGCGGAGCAAAGCCTGTTCGTTCTGGACGCTGGCAGATCATGATTAACGGTGAATCCTATAAGGTTATTGTTGCAGAAGCTGCTAAGAATGCTCTTGCCAGCTATGACAAGGCTGAAATTATTGAAAGGCTTTTCATTGTTAGACCTCTTCTTGATGCTAATGAACCCAACAGATGTGCAGGTGCAGTAGGATTCTCTGTTAGAGAAAATAAGATTTACATTATCAAAGCCAAGGCTACTCTTGTTTCTACCGGTGGAGCAGTGAATGTCTTCCGTCCCAGATCCATTGATGAAGGAAAGGGAAGAACCTGGTATCCCGTATGGAACCCCGGTTCTGGATATGCTATGTGTGCCATGAGTGGAGCTAAGCTTGTTCTTATGGAAAATAGATTTGTTCCTGCCAGATTTAAGGATGGATACGGGCCAGTTGGTGCTTGGTTCTTGCTCTTCAAAGCCAGAGCAACCAATGCCTTCGATGAAGATTATGTTGCTAAACATAAAGAGGAGCTTAAAAAGTTTGCTCCTTATAGCGAGGCTTCCGTTGTGGGAACCTGCTTAAGAAACCATGCTATGCTTATTGAAATGAAAGAAGGAAGAGGTCCTATTTTCATGCACACAGAGTGGGCTCTTCAGGAAGCCGAAAAGAAGATGGACAAAAAAGAATTTAAACATCTTATAGCCGAAGCCTGGGAAGACTTCCTTGACATGTGTGTAACTCAGGCTGGACTTTGGGCCTGTTTGAATATTGAGCCTGAAAAGAAACCTTCTGAGATTATGCCTACAGAGCCTTACTTCCTTGGATCACATGCTGGATGTGCTGGTGCCTGGTGCTGTGGACCAGATGAAGATTGGGTTCCAGCGGAATACAAAAAGCCTTGGGAAGGAATTGGAAAATACAATAGAATGACCACAGTCAAGGGTCTCTTCTGCGCTGGTGACACTGTGGGTGCCAGTGGTCATAAGTTCTCCTCTGGTGCTCATGTTGAGGGTAGAATTGCTGCTAAAGCTATGGTTAAGTTTGTCCTTGATAATAAGGATTATAAGCCTGCTATCAAAGAATCAGCTGATGAACTTAAGAAAGAGATCTATGGACCATGGTATAGGTTTGAGCAATTTAAGAATGCAACTACTGCTTATGAAGTCAACCCCAACTATCTTATTCCTCGTCATATTCAGGCAAGACTTATGAAACTTATGGATGAGTATGTAGCTGGAACCTCTACCTATTATATGACCAACAAACCTATGCTTGAGAGAGGTCTTGAACTCTTGAGAATGCTTAAAGAAGATATGGAACTTGCAGCTGCAAGAGACTTACATGAGCTTATGAGAGCCTGGGAGAACAGACACAGAGTATGGACTGCTGAAGCTCACCTCTTGCATATCCTCTTCAGAGATGAGACCAGATATCCTGGATACTTCTATAGAGCTGATTACTTAAATATTGATGATAATAATTGGAGATGTTTCACTCTATCCAGATGGAATCCCGAGACCAAGCAGTGGGAACTTGAAACCTATCCTTATGTGCAGATCATTCCTGATCCTCTTGGGCCGTAA
- a CDS encoding CoB--CoM heterodisulfide reductase iron-sulfur subunit A family protein — translation MGSSTILVVGGGISGVTAAIEAAEMETDVVLVEREPTLGGRVGQLRYYFPKLCPPTCGLEINYKRMKVNPHLTVYTMTDVLEISGSAGNYKIKLRKKPRYVNENCTACGECEKVCEGERISSFDFGLGKTKAIYLPSPMAFPMRYVLDKDALAPGDLERIQSACKYNAIDPDMKEEIFEIEAGAIIWATGWKLYDATKLDNLGYGRFANVITNMQMERMASPWGPTGGNIIRPSDGNVPQRVAFVQCAGSRDENHLPYCSYICCLASLKHSLYLAEKAPDTESLIFYIDIRTPGRYEKFLRRAQNEAKVNFIKGKVAKIEEDPATKDLIVTAEDTLTGKKVHEKVNMVVLALGMQPSIVDEKISGLPQDEYGFVLESDGIIPVGCAKKPLDVMTSNETATGAVIKALQIIKRA, via the coding sequence ATGGGAAGCTCAACTATATTAGTCGTGGGTGGTGGAATTAGTGGTGTTACCGCTGCTATTGAGGCAGCAGAGATGGAGACAGATGTTGTTCTTGTTGAAAGAGAGCCAACTCTTGGAGGAAGGGTAGGACAGTTGAGATATTACTTTCCTAAGCTTTGTCCTCCAACTTGTGGTTTAGAAATTAATTACAAAAGAATGAAGGTTAATCCCCATCTAACGGTTTATACCATGACGGATGTTTTAGAAATTAGTGGTAGTGCCGGTAATTATAAAATAAAACTCAGAAAAAAGCCTCGTTATGTAAATGAAAATTGCACTGCCTGTGGTGAATGTGAAAAGGTATGTGAGGGAGAAAGAATTAGTAGTTTTGATTTTGGGCTCGGGAAGACCAAGGCCATTTACTTACCCTCTCCAATGGCTTTTCCGATGAGATATGTTTTGGATAAAGATGCATTGGCTCCCGGAGATTTAGAGAGAATTCAATCCGCCTGTAAATATAATGCAATAGATCCGGATATGAAGGAAGAGATCTTTGAGATTGAGGCAGGAGCCATAATTTGGGCCACAGGTTGGAAACTTTATGATGCAACAAAGCTTGATAATCTTGGATATGGAAGGTTTGCTAATGTAATTACTAATATGCAGATGGAGAGAATGGCCTCTCCCTGGGGGCCAACGGGAGGAAATATTATAAGGCCTTCAGATGGAAATGTTCCTCAAAGAGTTGCTTTTGTCCAGTGTGCAGGATCTCGTGATGAGAACCATCTGCCTTACTGTTCTTATATCTGTTGTCTCGCCAGTCTCAAGCATAGTCTCTACTTAGCAGAAAAAGCTCCAGATACGGAATCTTTAATTTTTTATATTGACATAAGAACACCTGGAAGATATGAAAAATTTTTAAGAAGGGCACAAAATGAGGCTAAGGTTAATTTTATTAAGGGAAAAGTAGCCAAAATTGAAGAGGATCCAGCTACAAAAGATTTAATAGTTACTGCTGAGGATACTTTAACTGGAAAGAAGGTGCATGAAAAGGTCAATATGGTTGTTTTAGCCTTGGGAATGCAGCCAAGTATTGTGGACGAAAAAATCTCAGGTCTTCCTCAGGATGAGTATGGGTTTGTTCTTGAGAGTGATGGAATTATTCCTGTTGGGTGTGCTAAAAAGCCTCTTGATGTTATGACCTCTAATGAGACTGCAACAGGTGCTGTTATTAAGGCATTACAAATTATAAAAAGGGCTTAA